In one Roseburia intestinalis L1-82 genomic region, the following are encoded:
- a CDS encoding UDP-N-acetylmuramoyl-tripeptide--D-alanyl-D-alanine ligase — protein MKNMTLERITEVCGGVYYGSEADKKKEIAGAVIDSRQVESGYLFIAVKGEKVDGHQFIPQVFEKGALAVLSEQELSEPAGPYIRVESTLGAMKKLAAYYRRSLDIKVVGITGSVGKTSTKEMIASVLSQKYNVLKTEGNFNNEIGLPLTIFKIREQHEVAVLEMGISEFGEMHRLAEMAYPDICVITNIGLCHLENLLTRDGILKAKTESFEHLTPEGTAVLNGDDDKLCEKKMVNGKPVVFYGIGKEAKLAKTEQGEKYLAEKEVYATDVEPVGLDGTKAVIHIGAESFAVTIPIAGEHNVYNALAAVCVAGKLGLSVDEMKRGIESVKTIGGRSNLIHKGGMTIIDDCYNANPVSMKASIDVLAAAPGRKIAVLGDMGELGENEQELHAMVGEHFEGKGIDALFAAGALSENLAQAVGKCSKETEVHYFKTKDELMEELLPYVKSGDTVLVKASHFMGFPEVVGQLTK, from the coding sequence ATGAAAAACATGACACTGGAGCGTATTACGGAAGTATGCGGTGGAGTATATTATGGCAGTGAGGCCGACAAAAAGAAAGAAATTGCGGGAGCTGTGATCGACAGCAGACAGGTAGAGTCAGGATATCTTTTTATTGCGGTAAAGGGAGAAAAGGTGGATGGTCATCAGTTCATTCCACAGGTGTTTGAAAAAGGTGCACTTGCCGTATTATCCGAACAGGAACTGTCAGAACCGGCGGGCCCTTATATCAGGGTGGAATCTACACTTGGTGCAATGAAAAAACTTGCGGCATACTACCGCAGAAGTCTTGATATTAAGGTCGTCGGAATTACCGGAAGTGTTGGAAAAACCAGCACAAAGGAGATGATCGCGTCGGTTCTTTCACAGAAGTATAATGTGTTAAAGACAGAGGGCAATTTCAATAACGAGATCGGTCTTCCACTTACGATTTTTAAGATCAGGGAGCAGCATGAAGTGGCAGTGCTTGAGATGGGAATTTCAGAATTCGGTGAGATGCACCGTCTGGCTGAAATGGCATATCCGGATATCTGTGTGATCACAAATATCGGATTGTGCCATCTGGAAAACCTGCTGACCAGAGATGGAATTTTAAAGGCAAAAACGGAGAGTTTTGAGCACCTGACACCGGAAGGAACTGCCGTGTTAAATGGAGATGATGATAAGCTCTGTGAGAAAAAGATGGTGAACGGAAAACCGGTGGTATTTTATGGTATCGGAAAAGAAGCAAAGCTTGCAAAGACAGAGCAGGGTGAAAAATATCTTGCCGAAAAGGAAGTATATGCAACAGATGTGGAACCGGTAGGATTAGATGGAACAAAAGCGGTGATACATATTGGTGCAGAGAGCTTTGCAGTGACGATCCCGATTGCAGGAGAGCATAATGTATACAATGCTTTAGCCGCAGTCTGCGTTGCAGGAAAGCTTGGACTTAGTGTGGATGAAATGAAACGCGGGATTGAGTCGGTAAAAACGATCGGAGGAAGAAGTAATCTGATCCACAAAGGCGGGATGACGATCATCGATGACTGTTACAACGCAAACCCTGTTTCCATGAAGGCGTCCATCGACGTGCTCGCAGCGGCACCTGGAAGAAAAATCGCAGTGCTTGGAGATATGGGAGAACTTGGCGAAAATGAGCAGGAACTGCATGCCATGGTCGGAGAACATTTCGAAGGAAAAGGAATAGATGCTTTGTTTGCAGCCGGTGCATTATCAGAGAATCTGGCACAGGCAGTAGGAAAATGCAGTAAGGAGACGGAGGTTCATTATTTCAAAACAAAAGATGAACTGATGGAAGAATTACTGCCTTATGTAAAAAGCGGTGACACGGTTCTGGTAAAGGCATCCCACTTTATGGGATTCCCGGAGGTCGTAGGACAGCTTACAAAGTAA